In Piliocolobus tephrosceles isolate RC106 chromosome 12, ASM277652v3, whole genome shotgun sequence, one DNA window encodes the following:
- the LOC111536302 gene encoding putative E3 ubiquitin-protein ligase makorin-4: MAEAAAPGTTATTSGAVAAAAEAAAAVSPTPISTVTAPSPRAGGGAGGSDGSGGSGDSGACDDSGACGGSGAGGGSGNSWTKQVTCRYFMYGICKEGDSCRYSHDLSDHPCGVVCSCFQRGYCIYGDCCRCEHSKPLKQEEATATELTTESSLAASSSVSSIVGPLVEMNTNESESRNSNFATVGAGSEDWANAVEFVPGQPYCGRTVPSCTEAPLQGLVAKEESEKEQTAVETKKQLCPYAAVGQCRYGENCVFLHGDLCDMCRLQALHPMDAAQRSQHIQSCIEAHEKNMEFSFAVQRSKDRVCGICMEVVYEKANPNEHRFGILSNCNHTFCLKCIRKWRSAKEFESRIVKSCPQCRITSNFVIPSEYWVEEKEEKQKLIQKYKKAMSAKACRYFDEGRGSCPFGGNCFYKHVCPDGLREEPQRQQEGTSSRYPAQRRNHPSEFFEEGANSSPFDDEEEAVTFELGEMLLMLSTAGGDNELTDSEDAWDLFCDEEFCVLDL; the protein is encoded by the coding sequence ATGGCGGAGGCTGCAGCTCCCGGAACAACAGCCACAACATCAGGAGCAGTGGCGGCAGCTGCGGAGGCGGCGGCAGCGGTCTCCCCGACTCCGATCTCCACAGTCACCGCCCCGTCCCCGAGGGCGGGCGGAGGGGCCGGCGGCAGCGACGGTAGTGGCGGCAGCGGCGACAGTGGTGCATGCGACGACAGCGGCGCGTGCGGCGGCAGCGGCGCGGGCGGCGGCAGCGGCAACAGCTGGACTAAACAGGTCACCTGTAGGTATTTTATGTATGGGATTTGTAAGGAAGGAGATAGCTGTCGCTACTCGCATGATCTCTCTGACCATCCGTGTGGAGTAGTGTGCAGTTGTTTTCAGCGAGGGTACTGTATTTATGGAGACTGCTGCAGATGTGAACATAGCAAGCCGTTGAAACAGGAAGAAGCAACTGCTACAGAGCTAACTACAGAATCATCCCTTGCTGCTTCCTCAAGTGTCTCCTCGATAGTTGGACCACTTGTTGAAATGAATACAAACGAATCTGAGTCAAGAAATTCAAACTTTGCAACTGTAGGAGCAGGTTCAGAGGACTGGGCGAATGCTGTTGAGTTTGTTCCTGGGCAACCCTACTGTGGCCGTACTGTGCCTTCCTGCACTGAAGCACCCCTGCAGGGCCTAGTGGCCAAGGAAGAATCAGAGAAAGAGCAAACTGCGGTGGAAACAAAGAAGCAGCTGTGCCCCTATGCTGCAGTGGGACAGTGCCGATATGGGGAGAACTGTGTGTTTCTCCACGGAGATTTATGTGACATGTGTAGGCTGCAGGCCCTGCATCCGATGGATGCTGCCCAGAGATCACAGCATATACAATCGTGCATTGAAGCCCATGAGAAGAATATGGAGTTCTCATTTGCTGTGCAGCGCAGCAAGGACAGGGTGTGTGGGATCTGCATGGAGGTGGTCTATGAGAAAGCCAACCCCAACGAGCACCGCTTCGGGATCCTCTCCAACTGCAACCACACCTTCTGTCTCAAGTGCATTCGCAAGTGGAGGAGTGCTAAGGAATTTGAGAGCAGGATCGTCAAGTCCTGCCCACAATGCCGAATCACATCTAACTTTGTCATTCCAAGTGAGTACTgggtggaggagaaagaagagaagcagaaacTCATTCAGAAATACAAGAAAGCAATGAGCGCCAAGGCATGCAGGTATTTTGATGAAGGACGTGGGAGCTGCCCATTTGGGGGGAACTGTTTTTACAAGCATGTGTGCCCTGATGGCCTTAGAGAGGAGCCACAGAGACAGCAAGAGGGAACATCAAGCAGATACCCGGCCCAACGAAGGAACCACCCCTCGGAATTCTTTGAGGAAGGAGCGAACAGCAGCCCCTTTGACGATGAAGAAGAGGCCGTCACCTTTGAGCTGGGCGAGATGTTGCTTATGCTTTCGACTGCAGGTGGGGACAACGAACTGACAGACTCTGAAGATGCGTGGGACTTGTTTTGTGATGAAGAATTTTGTGTGTTAGATCTATAG